One window from the genome of Dyella sp. A6 encodes:
- a CDS encoding TonB-dependent receptor, which translates to MKNKQLTRLTLSAAIAATLMAGTAYAQGSAQSSTTSTKQAAAHKPSVKNAQNLEQMVVTGVATTGGVRKIDASYSITTATNNQIQLANPRSSADLLKLSPGVWPESTGGETGANIEVAGFPGGGDAPFYTNQIMGTPLYGMPSLSFFEQSSMFRFDDTVDHVEILQGGPSVVFGDGQIGLTSNYILKQGTDTPSGDIGLTYGSQGKERLDGFYGFPIGQNGWYGSIGGFWRKSDGVRDPQFAANKGGQLTATLTRDWDAGSLVFWARGLDDKNQFITPIPLIQNSPGNFSAYPGFNPLTDTYYSRAMQHVYLESYPGGGTNANLADGRGAKLGFFGANFDWDYGNGWSISDKFLVDGGNMDTNALFSGSNPQTLSSWETGNGVPTGAAVTASYTNGSGMVTNPNADVISQGWWHIHKNLKYVVNDFRVSRRLFEGNTLTAGLYLAHYTDNDRWSLGNPMLMTNTPNATPIAVSYVQNGQTYYVTNGQGLIYNGGYNITENGVATNKAFYLSDSWKIGQWLLDASGRVENENAHNTVCNLSPVNIDGNAYTLYDNTVSMCNGTYTRTDYNKTHPSWTIGATYKIRENMAVYARANKGVHFNSFDDMRGSTTGNTPPLLKIQNFEVGYKYESREFLANVSFYHRQFDGLSYQPSVFGVPTGAKSTYGSDTKGINFNMKYTTPNQLFSVDWVGDWMDGHYSHFEGNVAFYGLPTAGNPSGVFYTNINGKQLQRQPKVQFRLTPAFRIPTAYGDLRLWATWEHVGNHTQDQTGLQELGSYNDFDVGAQFDYGKNWVFTLMGSNVTNALGLTESNSRIAGSAAGATGVILARPLEGREYSLQAKYRF; encoded by the coding sequence ATGAAGAACAAGCAACTGACACGTCTGACGTTATCGGCGGCGATCGCCGCGACGCTGATGGCTGGCACCGCCTATGCTCAGGGCAGCGCACAGTCGTCCACGACATCCACCAAGCAGGCCGCGGCGCACAAGCCCAGCGTGAAGAACGCGCAGAACCTGGAGCAGATGGTCGTGACCGGCGTGGCCACCACTGGCGGCGTGCGCAAGATCGACGCGAGCTATTCGATCACCACCGCCACCAACAATCAGATCCAGCTTGCCAATCCGCGCAGCTCGGCCGACCTGCTGAAGCTATCCCCCGGCGTATGGCCGGAATCCACCGGCGGCGAGACCGGCGCCAACATCGAGGTGGCCGGCTTCCCGGGCGGCGGCGACGCGCCCTTCTACACCAACCAGATCATGGGCACGCCGCTGTATGGCATGCCCTCGCTGTCGTTCTTCGAGCAGAGCTCGATGTTCCGCTTCGATGACACCGTCGACCATGTCGAAATCCTGCAGGGCGGCCCCTCGGTGGTCTTCGGCGACGGCCAGATCGGCCTCACCTCCAACTACATCCTGAAGCAGGGCACCGATACGCCATCGGGCGACATCGGCCTGACCTACGGCTCGCAAGGCAAGGAACGCCTGGACGGCTTCTACGGCTTCCCGATTGGCCAGAACGGCTGGTACGGCAGCATCGGCGGCTTCTGGCGCAAGTCCGATGGCGTGCGCGACCCGCAATTCGCCGCGAACAAGGGCGGCCAGCTCACCGCCACGCTTACCCGCGACTGGGATGCCGGCTCGCTGGTGTTTTGGGCGCGTGGCCTGGACGATAAGAACCAGTTCATCACGCCGATTCCGCTGATCCAGAACAGCCCGGGTAACTTCTCCGCGTACCCCGGCTTCAATCCGCTGACCGACACCTACTACAGCCGCGCCATGCAGCACGTGTACCTGGAGAGCTATCCGGGTGGCGGCACCAACGCCAACCTGGCCGATGGCCGCGGCGCCAAGCTGGGCTTCTTCGGTGCCAACTTCGACTGGGATTACGGCAACGGCTGGAGCATCAGCGACAAGTTCCTGGTCGACGGCGGCAACATGGACACCAATGCGCTGTTCTCCGGCTCCAACCCGCAGACGCTGTCCTCGTGGGAGACCGGCAATGGCGTTCCGACCGGCGCAGCGGTCACCGCCAGCTACACCAACGGCTCCGGCATGGTCACCAACCCCAATGCCGACGTGATCAGCCAGGGCTGGTGGCACATCCACAAGAACCTGAAGTACGTCGTCAACGACTTCCGCGTGAGCCGCCGGCTGTTCGAGGGCAACACGCTGACCGCGGGCCTGTACCTGGCGCACTACACCGACAATGATCGCTGGTCGCTCGGCAACCCGATGCTGATGACCAACACCCCGAACGCCACGCCGATCGCGGTGAGCTACGTGCAGAACGGCCAGACCTACTACGTCACCAACGGGCAGGGCCTGATCTACAACGGCGGCTACAACATCACCGAGAACGGCGTCGCCACCAACAAGGCGTTCTACCTGTCCGACTCGTGGAAGATCGGCCAGTGGCTGCTGGATGCGTCGGGCCGGGTCGAGAACGAGAACGCCCACAACACCGTCTGCAACCTCTCGCCGGTCAACATCGACGGCAATGCCTACACCCTGTACGACAACACGGTGTCGATGTGCAATGGCACGTATACCCGTACCGACTACAACAAGACGCATCCGTCGTGGACCATCGGCGCCACCTACAAGATTCGGGAGAACATGGCCGTCTATGCGCGCGCCAACAAGGGTGTGCACTTCAACAGTTTCGACGACATGCGTGGCAGCACCACCGGCAACACGCCGCCGCTGCTGAAGATCCAGAACTTCGAGGTGGGCTACAAGTATGAGAGCCGCGAGTTCCTGGCGAACGTGTCCTTCTACCATCGCCAGTTCGACGGCCTGAGCTATCAGCCGTCGGTGTTCGGCGTACCGACCGGCGCCAAGTCCACCTACGGTTCGGACACCAAGGGCATCAACTTCAACATGAAGTACACCACGCCCAACCAGCTCTTCTCGGTGGACTGGGTCGGGGACTGGATGGATGGCCACTACTCACACTTCGAGGGCAACGTGGCGTTCTACGGACTCCCGACGGCCGGCAATCCGAGTGGCGTGTTCTACACCAACATCAACGGCAAGCAGCTGCAACGCCAGCCGAAGGTGCAGTTCCGCCTGACCCCGGCCTTCCGCATTCCCACCGCATACGGCGATCTGCGCCTGTGGGCGACCTGGGAACACGTCGGCAACCACACCCAGGACCAGACCGGCCTGCAGGAACTGGGCAGCTACAACGACTTCGATGTCGGTGCGCAGTTCGACTACGGCAAGAACTGGGTGTTCACGCTGATGGGCTCGAATGTCACCAACGCACTGGGCCTGACCGAGTCGAACTCGCGCATTGCCGGTTCGGCGGCCGGCGCGACCGGCGTCATCCTGGCCCGCCCGCTGGAAGGCCGCGAGTACAGCCTGCAGGCGAAGTACCGCTTCTGA
- a CDS encoding MFS transporter — protein MNRFRMIAALALIYMVFAILLNSVGTVILQSIYTFGVGKPQASLLELFKDLPIAITSFLVASFLPLLGYRRAMMIALAIVAVACVLMPMFPGFHTTELLFTCVGVSFALVKVSVYSSIGLLTDDKAEHGRLTNTIEGVFMVGVLIAGWLFSAFVDRSAPANPSWLNVYWLLAVICVLVIALLATSRMDESAARSEEGKSMRGSLLEMVHLFVRPLVYVFLASAFLYVLIEQSFGTWLPTFNNEILKLPNAMSIQMASILAATTAIGRIGAGQVLRRVRWYTLLNICVLGMGAVVLLVLPLARGVVTNPHVGWLNAPAAAYLIPLIGLLMAPIYPVINSVALSSLPKPSHAAMTGLIVIFSALGGTLGSRITAIVFSRFNGIDAFYFSLVPMTLILVTLFFFKRETDRHGKGGQPARISLAGK, from the coding sequence ATGAACCGATTCCGCATGATCGCCGCGCTGGCCCTGATCTACATGGTCTTCGCGATACTTCTCAACAGCGTCGGCACGGTGATCCTGCAGTCGATCTACACCTTCGGCGTCGGCAAGCCACAGGCCAGCCTGCTGGAACTGTTCAAGGACCTGCCGATAGCGATCACCTCGTTCCTGGTCGCATCGTTCCTGCCCCTGCTCGGCTACCGGCGCGCGATGATGATCGCGCTGGCCATCGTCGCCGTGGCCTGCGTACTGATGCCGATGTTCCCCGGCTTCCATACCACCGAACTGCTGTTCACCTGTGTCGGCGTGTCGTTCGCGCTGGTCAAGGTGTCCGTCTATTCCTCGATCGGTCTGCTGACCGACGACAAGGCCGAACACGGCCGCCTGACCAACACCATCGAGGGTGTCTTCATGGTCGGCGTGCTGATCGCCGGCTGGCTGTTCAGCGCCTTCGTCGACCGCAGCGCGCCGGCCAATCCGTCCTGGCTCAACGTCTACTGGCTGCTGGCGGTGATCTGCGTGCTGGTGATCGCGCTGCTGGCCACATCGCGCATGGACGAGTCCGCCGCGCGCAGCGAAGAAGGCAAGTCCATGCGCGGCTCGCTGCTGGAGATGGTGCACCTGTTCGTGCGTCCGCTGGTCTACGTGTTCCTGGCCTCGGCGTTCCTGTACGTGCTGATCGAACAGAGCTTCGGCACCTGGCTGCCGACCTTCAACAACGAGATCCTCAAGCTGCCCAATGCGATGAGCATCCAGATGGCGAGCATTCTGGCCGCGACCACTGCGATCGGCCGCATCGGCGCCGGTCAGGTACTGCGCCGGGTGCGCTGGTACACCCTGCTCAACATCTGCGTACTTGGCATGGGCGCGGTGGTATTGCTGGTGCTGCCACTGGCGCGCGGGGTGGTGACGAACCCGCACGTCGGCTGGCTCAACGCACCGGCGGCCGCCTACCTGATTCCGCTGATCGGCCTGCTGATGGCACCGATCTACCCGGTCATCAATTCGGTGGCGCTCAGCTCGCTGCCTAAGCCGTCGCACGCAGCCATGACCGGCCTGATCGTGATCTTTTCCGCACTGGGCGGCACGCTCGGTTCGCGCATCACCGCCATCGTGTTCTCGCGCTTCAACGGCATCGACGCGTTCTACTTTTCGCTGGTGCCGATGACGCTGATCCTGGTCACGCTGTTCTTCTTCAAGCGCGAGACGGACCGCCACGGCAAGGGCGGCCAGCCTGCCCGGATCAGCCTGGCAGGCAAATAG
- a CDS encoding glycosyl hydrolase family 95 catalytic domain-containing protein → MLPRRSRITHPLFLGLLLSGIALAPMARSATDPSFLLTATAKNFDTYFPSYLANGYFSVMTSPRGTEPDRSYMVAFMDYSKGDISRPAAIPGWNEIDYNQGGGWLNSTRLGPKIFRDYSQTLDMHGATLTTRYRFDYANKTTDVQVVSFVSQADPHLAAIRFSITPQFSGDVQLTFPIRLWSEYQPRFPIARLTGAQMINAVIASGQNLNNKPIPTPDRAPVWYPGYTQVLSDDGDAKSLTLWLDGRARQGLRMAEAAALQLPAGIEVKSAKLAKGPYKLSLDLVVHVEQGHTYAFTKYIAASRQGWGGDAKTDLALAEQARHTGFDTLLARHQAAWHRLWKSDIVVDGAPAVQKALHSDLYYLLSNTTTGTAWPMGACALTPNYAGHAFWDSDSWVFPALLLLHPQRARPIVMFRHRTMQPAMARAKQYGAKGLMYPWESDPQTGVDNTPYFAHGVYREIHVNADIAIAQWQYYLTTGDTAWLKQDGWPVIRGIAQFWASRVTYDKAHDRYEILHVTSPDEAYDDVPNDAFTNAAARKALRIAVKAAAIVGATPNPQWSRIADKMYIPFDTAAQRHYDFDPSVPHDKITWMGSSLVWLMYPNLDLPMSGTVRRNDFDFQLHELKTHGDDPNEMMMVMLSVGAAELGDAKAAGHWIDRNLVGFLKPPFNVRTETVANNAGYILATSAGFVQSMVYGLTGLRIQDKGLDDAYAPVLPPSWKSLTLRNVSFRGHRYDITVERNAAGKTTLVRKEL, encoded by the coding sequence ATGCTTCCACGCCGTTCCCGCATCACCCATCCGCTGTTCCTCGGCCTGCTGCTGTCGGGCATCGCTCTCGCGCCGATGGCGCGCAGCGCGACCGACCCCAGCTTCCTGCTGACCGCCACCGCGAAGAACTTCGACACCTATTTCCCGAGCTACCTCGCCAACGGCTACTTTTCGGTGATGACCTCGCCACGCGGCACCGAGCCGGACCGCAGCTACATGGTCGCCTTCATGGACTACAGCAAGGGCGACATCTCGCGTCCGGCGGCGATCCCGGGCTGGAACGAGATCGACTACAACCAGGGCGGCGGCTGGCTCAACTCGACCCGGCTGGGTCCGAAAATCTTCCGGGACTACAGCCAGACGCTGGACATGCATGGCGCCACGCTGACCACGCGCTATCGCTTCGACTACGCCAACAAGACCACCGACGTACAGGTCGTCAGCTTCGTCAGCCAGGCCGATCCGCACCTGGCGGCGATCCGCTTCAGCATCACCCCGCAGTTCAGCGGCGACGTGCAGCTGACCTTCCCGATCCGCCTGTGGTCGGAGTACCAGCCGCGCTTTCCCATCGCCAGGCTGACCGGCGCGCAAATGATCAACGCGGTGATCGCCAGCGGCCAGAACCTCAACAACAAGCCGATACCCACGCCAGACCGCGCGCCGGTCTGGTACCCCGGCTACACCCAGGTGCTGTCCGACGACGGCGACGCCAAGTCGCTGACCCTGTGGCTGGACGGCCGCGCCAGGCAGGGCCTGCGCATGGCCGAGGCCGCCGCGCTGCAGCTGCCGGCCGGCATCGAAGTGAAAAGCGCGAAGCTGGCAAAGGGGCCCTACAAGCTCTCGCTCGACCTGGTGGTGCATGTCGAACAGGGCCATACCTACGCCTTCACCAAGTACATCGCCGCCTCGCGCCAGGGCTGGGGCGGTGACGCCAAGACCGATCTTGCGCTGGCCGAACAGGCACGCCACACCGGTTTCGACACCCTGCTGGCACGCCACCAGGCCGCCTGGCACCGGCTGTGGAAGTCCGACATCGTGGTCGACGGCGCACCGGCCGTGCAGAAGGCGCTGCACTCGGATCTCTACTACCTGCTGTCCAACACCACCACCGGTACCGCCTGGCCGATGGGCGCCTGCGCGCTCACCCCCAACTACGCCGGGCATGCCTTCTGGGACAGCGACTCATGGGTGTTTCCCGCGCTGCTGCTGCTGCACCCGCAGCGCGCCAGGCCGATCGTAATGTTCCGCCACCGCACCATGCAGCCGGCGATGGCGCGCGCGAAACAATACGGCGCGAAGGGCCTGATGTATCCATGGGAGTCCGACCCGCAGACCGGCGTCGACAACACGCCCTATTTCGCGCACGGCGTCTACCGTGAGATCCACGTCAATGCCGACATCGCCATCGCCCAGTGGCAGTACTACCTGACCACCGGCGACACCGCCTGGCTGAAGCAGGACGGCTGGCCGGTGATCCGCGGCATCGCGCAGTTCTGGGCCAGCCGCGTCACCTACGACAAGGCGCACGACCGCTACGAGATCCTGCACGTCACCTCGCCCGACGAGGCCTATGACGACGTACCCAACGACGCGTTCACCAATGCCGCCGCACGCAAGGCCCTGCGCATCGCGGTGAAGGCCGCCGCCATCGTCGGCGCCACGCCGAACCCGCAGTGGTCACGCATCGCCGACAAGATGTACATCCCGTTCGATACCGCGGCACAGCGGCACTACGACTTCGATCCGTCGGTACCGCACGACAAGATCACCTGGATGGGTTCCTCGCTGGTCTGGCTGATGTATCCGAACCTCGACCTGCCGATGAGCGGGACGGTGCGCCGCAACGACTTCGACTTCCAGCTGCACGAGCTGAAGACCCACGGCGACGACCCCAACGAGATGATGATGGTGATGCTGTCGGTCGGCGCGGCCGAACTGGGCGACGCGAAGGCCGCCGGCCACTGGATCGACCGCAACCTGGTCGGCTTCCTGAAACCGCCGTTCAACGTGCGCACCGAAACCGTGGCGAACAATGCCGGCTACATCCTGGCCACGTCGGCCGGCTTCGTGCAGAGCATGGTCTACGGCCTGACCGGACTGCGCATCCAGGACAAGGGCCTGGACGACGCCTACGCCCCGGTGCTGCCGCCTTCGTGGAAATCGCTGACGCTGAGGAACGTGAGCTTCCGCGGCCATCGCTACGACATCACGGTCGAGCGCAATGCGGCCGGCAAGACCACCCTGGTGCGCAAGGAACTCTGA
- a CDS encoding tetratricopeptide repeat protein yields the protein MSTSTPPSSDAMRRIDAMLQAGDLHGAHAQLQDIVAAHPDNAEALRLLGGLKQGLGDSDDAEALLRRAMTLDPNWAPTLMTLGEVLLASGRGAEAEPLLRRAATRMPQAALLLARHYNDQQRHAEALSVLEPFCATGQAPAELVTQHVNALAALGRHEHAVAFYRRFAEAAPEHPGASHALAIALAAASRHQDAERMASHALARGHRSASVHFTHARSLVALGDFAQAEAALRDGLQQDPRNVDAHNQLARLVWMRTGDTLQSTARLDHVLRQHTGDEALLAAKAAILQGAGEPDAALACLSAAAERPQASPALLVRAGLAALDVDPAVARHLAERALARSPTTNARHLLAAALLGTGEPERALAECEGLLVATPDDQYLIALQTTAWRLLGDPRYAIYNDHAQLVRPYRLPTPAAWPDLPGFLADLRESLRRLHDPHGHPLLFQSLRHGTETTADLARHADPVIQALFQAFDEPIRDYLDHVGHGDDALRRRNHGHYRFNGSWSVQLRSAGYHTSHVHPRGWISSAFYVDLPEGMATADTPDGCLAFGEPGIATQPSLHAEHMVRPQSGQLVLFPSYLWHGTVPFHSDHPRLTVAFDAIPEGPP from the coding sequence ATGAGCACTTCAACACCCCCTTCCAGCGACGCCATGCGCAGGATCGACGCGATGCTGCAGGCGGGCGACCTGCACGGCGCACACGCGCAGTTGCAGGACATCGTCGCCGCGCACCCGGACAACGCCGAGGCGCTGCGCCTGCTGGGCGGTCTGAAGCAGGGCCTGGGCGACAGCGACGACGCGGAAGCCTTGCTGCGCAGGGCGATGACGCTGGACCCGAACTGGGCGCCGACCCTGATGACGCTCGGCGAAGTGCTGCTGGCCAGCGGCCGTGGCGCAGAAGCCGAACCGCTGCTGCGCCGCGCGGCAACCCGGATGCCGCAGGCTGCCCTGCTGCTGGCACGCCATTACAACGACCAGCAGCGTCATGCCGAAGCGCTGAGCGTGCTCGAACCGTTCTGCGCCACCGGCCAGGCACCGGCCGAACTGGTGACCCAGCATGTGAATGCCCTGGCCGCACTCGGACGCCACGAACACGCCGTCGCGTTCTATCGACGCTTTGCCGAAGCCGCGCCGGAACACCCCGGTGCATCGCATGCACTGGCCATTGCGCTGGCCGCCGCCAGCCGGCACCAGGACGCCGAACGCATGGCCAGCCATGCATTGGCACGTGGACACCGCAGCGCCAGCGTCCATTTCACCCATGCGCGCAGCCTGGTGGCGCTGGGCGATTTTGCCCAGGCCGAGGCCGCCTTGCGCGACGGTCTGCAACAGGACCCGCGCAACGTGGACGCGCACAACCAACTGGCACGGCTGGTCTGGATGCGCACCGGCGACACGCTGCAATCGACCGCGCGGCTCGACCATGTGCTGCGGCAACACACCGGCGACGAGGCACTGCTCGCGGCCAAGGCCGCGATCCTGCAGGGTGCCGGCGAACCGGATGCGGCCCTGGCCTGCCTGTCGGCAGCGGCGGAACGCCCGCAGGCCAGCCCCGCACTGCTGGTGCGGGCGGGGCTGGCCGCTCTCGATGTCGATCCGGCCGTCGCCCGCCACCTGGCCGAACGCGCGTTGGCACGATCGCCCACGACCAACGCGCGTCACCTGCTGGCAGCGGCCCTGCTCGGCACCGGCGAACCCGAACGCGCGCTGGCCGAGTGCGAAGGGTTACTTGTCGCAACCCCTGACGACCAGTACCTGATCGCCCTGCAGACCACCGCGTGGCGCCTGCTCGGCGATCCGCGCTACGCCATCTACAACGACCATGCGCAACTGGTTCGCCCCTATCGCCTGCCCACGCCCGCGGCATGGCCGGACCTGCCGGGCTTTCTTGCCGACCTGCGCGAAAGCCTGCGGCGCCTGCACGACCCGCACGGTCACCCGCTGCTGTTCCAGTCGCTGCGCCACGGCACCGAAACCACCGCGGACCTGGCACGCCACGCCGATCCAGTGATCCAGGCCCTGTTCCAGGCGTTCGATGAGCCGATCCGCGACTACCTCGACCACGTCGGCCATGGCGACGATGCGCTGCGCCGTCGCAACCACGGCCACTACCGCTTCAACGGCAGCTGGTCGGTACAACTGCGCAGCGCGGGCTACCACACCAGCCACGTGCATCCGCGCGGCTGGATCTCGTCGGCGTTCTACGTCGATCTGCCCGAAGGCATGGCCACTGCCGACACCCCGGACGGCTGCCTCGCCTTCGGCGAGCCCGGCATCGCGACCCAACCGTCGCTGCACGCCGAACACATGGTCCGCCCGCAGTCTGGCCAGCTGGTGCTGTTCCCGTCCTATCTATGGCATGGCACCGTGCCGTTCCACAGCGACCACCCGCGACTGACCGTCGCCTTCGACGCCATTCCGGAAGGCCCGCCATGA
- a CDS encoding glycoside hydrolase family 65 protein has protein sequence MTLKRSAIGLLVLLAARAHAATDPSFLLHADAVNFADYFPGQLGNGYASVLTAPRGTEDTPAYLVAFMDRTPGDMARPAVVPAWSGIDYRTGNGHWLNHAPLDAAHFRHYRQTLDMYDGTLRTHYRFDDGGRSTGIDVTSLVSQASPHLAASQLTITPHFDGLVRLSFALDAWAPHRPRFALAKLDGEQVNKALAAHHLTLQPVAPATPDRAALWYPGTTEVIKRGGDRRQLTLWLDGRAAHGANMAEAVAVSLPQGVQPVSTRLKRDGNHFALELVLKLRSNRHYRLTKFVAVSRQGWGGDAHADLALALRARTQGFAALLRAQQDAWHALWRSDVVIDGDPAAQRIVHADLYYLLSNVTPATGWATGACGMTPGYAGHVFWDSDSWVFPALLLLHPRRAESLVMFRARTLPAAEARARARGLRGAMYPWEADPDNGSSQTPYSAHVLDETEIHVDADIALAQWQYYLASGDRAWLTRHGWPVIRALADFWVSRASYDPVHHRYGILHVTSVQENHNDIPNDTYTNASARRALQIASAAAAVVGVKPDPRWAEVASGLYLPFSTRDDRYLAFDPSVPQGPGSDTAGSLPLLSYPSLDLPMRPSVRRHDYAIAAAELAPRKDLNSMALAPLSIAAATVDDTRAAADWFQRNLQAHVIKPPFDVRTETPTNNTGYFLTASGGFLQNLEFGFTGLRIRARGLVAAYPPVLPAGWSRLTLKHVSFRGRHYDISVRPAPDGKATLSMTLLSSARSTSP, from the coding sequence ATGACACTGAAACGATCCGCCATCGGGCTGCTGGTGCTGCTTGCGGCACGCGCGCATGCAGCGACCGACCCGAGTTTCCTGCTGCATGCGGACGCCGTGAATTTTGCCGACTACTTTCCCGGCCAGCTCGGCAACGGCTATGCGTCCGTACTGACCGCGCCACGCGGCACCGAAGACACACCCGCCTACCTGGTCGCCTTCATGGACCGCACGCCGGGCGACATGGCACGCCCCGCCGTGGTGCCCGCCTGGAGCGGCATCGACTACCGCACCGGCAACGGCCACTGGCTCAATCACGCCCCGCTGGACGCCGCGCATTTCCGGCACTACCGGCAGACCCTGGACATGTACGACGGCACGCTGCGGACGCATTACCGCTTCGATGACGGCGGACGCTCCACCGGGATCGACGTCACCAGCCTGGTCAGCCAGGCATCGCCGCACCTGGCGGCCAGCCAGCTCACCATCACACCGCACTTCGACGGCCTGGTGCGGCTCTCGTTCGCACTCGACGCATGGGCGCCGCACCGCCCGCGCTTCGCATTGGCAAAGCTCGATGGCGAGCAGGTGAACAAGGCGCTGGCCGCGCACCACCTGACCCTGCAGCCGGTCGCGCCCGCCACACCGGACCGCGCCGCGTTGTGGTACCCGGGCACCACGGAAGTGATCAAGCGTGGCGGCGACCGCCGGCAGCTGACGCTGTGGCTCGACGGACGCGCCGCCCATGGCGCGAACATGGCCGAAGCGGTCGCGGTGTCCTTGCCGCAGGGCGTGCAGCCGGTATCGACGCGGCTCAAGCGTGACGGCAACCACTTCGCGCTCGAGCTGGTGCTGAAGCTGCGCAGCAACCGGCACTACCGCCTCACCAAGTTTGTCGCGGTATCGCGCCAGGGCTGGGGCGGCGATGCGCATGCCGACCTGGCACTGGCCCTGCGTGCCCGCACGCAGGGCTTCGCTGCACTGCTGCGTGCACAACAGGACGCCTGGCATGCGCTGTGGCGATCGGACGTGGTGATCGATGGCGACCCGGCCGCGCAGCGCATCGTGCATGCCGATCTTTATTACCTGCTGTCCAACGTGACCCCGGCCACCGGCTGGGCCACCGGCGCCTGCGGCATGACGCCGGGCTATGCCGGCCACGTGTTCTGGGACAGCGATTCGTGGGTGTTCCCTGCCCTGCTCCTGCTGCATCCGCGGCGGGCGGAATCGCTGGTGATGTTCCGCGCACGCACGCTGCCGGCCGCCGAGGCACGGGCCCGTGCGCGCGGGTTGCGCGGCGCGATGTACCCGTGGGAAGCCGACCCTGACAACGGCAGTTCGCAGACGCCGTATTCCGCCCATGTGCTGGACGAGACCGAGATCCACGTCGATGCCGACATCGCCCTCGCCCAGTGGCAGTACTACCTGGCCAGCGGCGACCGGGCGTGGCTGACCCGGCATGGCTGGCCGGTGATCCGCGCACTCGCCGATTTCTGGGTCAGCCGGGCCAGCTACGACCCGGTGCACCATCGCTACGGGATTCTGCACGTCACGTCGGTGCAGGAAAACCACAACGACATCCCCAACGATACGTACACCAACGCCTCGGCCCGCAGGGCGCTGCAGATCGCCAGCGCGGCGGCCGCGGTGGTCGGCGTCAAACCCGATCCGCGCTGGGCCGAGGTGGCCAGCGGCTTGTACCTTCCGTTTTCGACACGCGACGACCGCTACCTTGCCTTCGACCCGAGCGTGCCGCAGGGCCCCGGCAGCGATACCGCGGGTTCGCTGCCGCTGCTGTCCTATCCGTCGCTCGACCTGCCGATGCGCCCTTCCGTGCGTCGTCACGACTACGCGATCGCCGCCGCCGAGCTGGCCCCGCGCAAGGACCTCAACAGCATGGCGCTGGCGCCGCTGTCGATCGCTGCCGCCACCGTCGACGACACCCGTGCCGCGGCCGACTGGTTCCAACGCAATCTGCAGGCCCACGTGATCAAGCCACCCTTCGACGTGCGCACCGAAACGCCGACCAACAACACCGGCTACTTCCTCACCGCCAGCGGCGGTTTCCTGCAGAACCTGGAGTTCGGTTTCACCGGCCTGCGCATCAGGGCGCGCGGGCTGGTCGCCGCCTATCCGCCGGTGTTGCCGGCCGGCTGGTCCCGGCTGACCCTGAAACACGTCAGCTTCCGCGGCCGCCATTACGACATCAGCGTCCGGCCCGCACCGGACGGCAAGGCGACACTGTCGATGACCCTTCTGTCCTCCGCACGGAGCACCTCACCATGA